Proteins found in one Exiguobacterium sp. 9-2 genomic segment:
- the mreB gene encoding rod shape-determining protein MreB, with protein MFSRDIGIDLGTANVVIHVKGRGIVLDEPSVVAIDKATGKIHAVGTEAHLMVGRTPGNIVAIRPLQDGVIADFEMTEAMLRHFIDKIEVRKMFGGVRMLICTPASITTVEAKAIRQAGEKSGAKTVFLEVEPKVAAVGAGMDIWMPAGHMVIDIGGGTTDVAVLSMGDIVCGETIKVAGDRFDHDIIRSIKDTHKLIIGERTAQAVKTTVATVSEDGRREQMDIRGRNLVTGLPHNITVTSEEMHDALAEAAMEIVEATKRVLEKTPPELAADIIDRGIILTGGGALLDGIDQLLAKELGLPVLIAEDPMLCVARGTGIMLDNLGK; from the coding sequence ATGTTTTCAAGAGATATCGGAATCGACTTAGGGACGGCGAATGTCGTCATTCATGTAAAAGGTAGAGGCATTGTCCTCGATGAGCCATCGGTCGTCGCGATCGATAAGGCGACAGGCAAGATTCATGCGGTAGGGACAGAAGCACACTTGATGGTGGGCCGAACACCGGGAAACATCGTGGCCATTCGACCGCTTCAAGACGGCGTCATTGCTGATTTCGAAATGACAGAAGCGATGCTACGCCATTTCATCGATAAGATTGAGGTCCGTAAGATGTTCGGTGGAGTCCGCATGTTGATTTGTACACCAGCAAGCATCACAACGGTCGAAGCAAAAGCGATTCGCCAAGCTGGTGAAAAATCAGGCGCGAAGACGGTCTTCCTCGAAGTCGAGCCGAAGGTCGCAGCAGTCGGTGCCGGTATGGACATTTGGATGCCAGCAGGGCACATGGTCATTGATATCGGTGGCGGAACGACGGATGTTGCCGTACTTTCAATGGGTGATATCGTTTGTGGTGAAACGATCAAAGTCGCAGGTGACCGGTTTGATCACGACATCATCCGCTCGATCAAGGATACGCATAAGTTGATCATCGGGGAACGAACAGCACAAGCCGTCAAGACGACGGTCGCGACGGTCTCAGAAGACGGACGTCGTGAACAGATGGATATTCGCGGACGTAATCTCGTGACGGGCTTACCGCACAACATCACGGTGACATCAGAAGAGATGCATGATGCACTTGCAGAAGCAGCGATGGAGATCGTCGAAGCAACGAAGCGCGTGCTCGAGAAGACACCACCAGAGCTTGCAGCGGACATCATCGACCGTGGCATCATCCTGACGGGTGGGGGCGCACTTCTTGACGGAATCGACCAGTTACTTGCAAAAGAACTCGGCCTACCGGTTCTGATTGCAGAAGATCCGATGTTATGTGTCGCACGCGGTACAGGGATCATGCTCGACAATCTTGGTAAGTAA